Proteins encoded by one window of Maliibacterium massiliense:
- a CDS encoding TetR/AcrR family transcriptional regulator → MANRDHSLDDGIIQAAYSEFLAYGFQKASLHKIAEKAGVTTGAIYTRYKNKDALFASLLQDFFETMQVLFAPIAEEYEKAKHSAQPDDILRAINAEEQVYFQLLTEHCNDCTLFFCRSDGSSMETVLHELMNRKAEQTVEFFSHIYGKAPNADAIRLLMGSQFWYFRQLLDQHMEEGRMLTCLQAVFDFTNAGWRQLCDTLQ, encoded by the coding sequence ATGGCCAATAGGGATCACTCCCTGGATGATGGGATCATTCAGGCTGCTTATTCGGAATTTCTTGCTTACGGCTTTCAGAAAGCCTCTCTGCACAAGATCGCCGAAAAAGCCGGTGTCACCACAGGGGCAATCTACACAAGGTACAAGAATAAAGACGCGTTGTTTGCCAGTCTGCTTCAGGATTTTTTTGAGACGATGCAGGTTCTCTTTGCTCCCATCGCGGAAGAATACGAAAAAGCAAAGCACAGCGCGCAGCCGGATGATATCCTCCGCGCCATAAACGCCGAAGAACAGGTATATTTTCAACTGCTGACCGAGCACTGCAATGACTGCACTTTATTTTTCTGCCGCAGCGATGGCAGCTCCATGGAAACCGTGCTGCATGAACTGATGAACCGTAAAGCGGAGCAAACGGTGGAATTCTTTTCGCATATCTATGGGAAAGCGCCAAATGCCGATGCGATCCGTCTTTTGATGGGCTCACAGTTCTGGTACTTCCGCCAGCTGCTGGATCAGCATATGGAGGAAGGCAGAATGCTTACCTGCTTACAGGCAGTCTTTGATTTCACCAACGCTGGCTGGCGGCAGCTATGCGATACCTTGCAATAA
- a CDS encoding recombinase family protein has product MSSQKALLSKYAADHGFRNTRFFVDDGFSGTSFQRPGFQEMMRYVEDYSVSAVIVKDLSRLGREYSYMGRLQDFIFPAYDVRFIAINDDVDSAKGENDFAVFKNVFNDYYAKDTSKKIRAVVKMRGEAGEHIASNPPYGYIKDPQDKKKWIVDEEAAKVVQRIFNLCIAGKGPMQIAKTLTADRVLTVTAYHARQKGWVMPENLYRWNTNAVLRILERREYTGCTVNFKTYTKSLKFKKRMENPVENQRVFEDTQPAIIDKGQWERVQELRKNKRRPTKTGRTSMFSGLLYCADCGAKLYFCTCNTYKDDSQNHFVCSNYKSNTGSCKIHYIREQVLYRIVLETIRQTLSYVRMFRKDFKLEMLAQDEESRKAELAEKQKALSGAKKRMEDLDRIIQHIYEDNVLGKLSDSRYLKLSRQYEKEQAEIEQLAAVLEREIEAQAGQVSDVNEFLKLVDKYLDIPELDAAILNELVSKVVVHSPVRENGRKRLRIDLYFTYVGQIRIPLKIGRESLNESEPA; this is encoded by the coding sequence ATCTCGTCTCAGAAAGCCCTGCTGAGCAAGTACGCCGCCGATCATGGATTTCGGAACACCCGGTTCTTCGTGGACGATGGCTTCTCAGGAACCAGCTTTCAAAGGCCGGGGTTCCAGGAGATGATGCGATATGTGGAGGATTACAGCGTATCCGCTGTAATTGTCAAAGACCTGTCCCGGCTGGGCAGGGAGTATTCCTACATGGGGCGATTGCAGGATTTCATCTTCCCTGCCTATGACGTCCGCTTTATCGCCATCAACGACGATGTGGACAGCGCCAAAGGGGAAAATGATTTTGCGGTGTTCAAAAATGTATTCAACGACTACTACGCCAAGGATACCAGCAAGAAAATCCGGGCAGTGGTTAAGATGCGGGGCGAAGCCGGGGAGCATATCGCCAGCAATCCGCCCTATGGGTACATAAAAGACCCGCAGGACAAAAAGAAATGGATTGTAGACGAAGAAGCGGCAAAGGTGGTGCAGCGTATCTTCAACCTCTGCATTGCCGGAAAAGGCCCCATGCAGATTGCAAAAACCCTCACAGCCGACAGGGTGCTGACCGTCACCGCCTATCACGCCAGGCAAAAGGGCTGGGTCATGCCGGAGAACCTATACCGTTGGAATACCAACGCCGTGCTTAGAATTTTGGAGCGGCGGGAGTACACGGGCTGTACCGTAAACTTCAAGACTTATACCAAGTCCCTGAAATTCAAAAAGCGGATGGAAAACCCGGTTGAGAACCAGCGAGTTTTTGAGGACACACAGCCCGCCATCATTGATAAGGGACAGTGGGAACGGGTACAGGAACTTCGGAAGAACAAACGCAGGCCGACAAAAACAGGAAGAACCAGCATGTTCTCCGGCCTGCTCTACTGCGCCGACTGCGGGGCCAAGCTGTATTTCTGCACCTGCAATACCTACAAAGACGACAGCCAGAATCATTTTGTCTGCTCCAATTACAAGAGCAACACCGGCTCCTGCAAAATCCACTATATCCGGGAACAGGTGCTTTACCGGATTGTGCTGGAAACCATACGGCAGACATTGAGTTATGTCCGTATGTTCCGGAAGGATTTCAAGCTGGAAATGCTGGCGCAGGACGAGGAAAGCCGCAAGGCCGAACTGGCAGAAAAACAGAAAGCCCTCTCCGGGGCGAAAAAACGGATGGAGGACTTGGACCGGATTATCCAGCATATCTATGAGGACAATGTGCTGGGCAAGCTGTCTGACAGCCGGTACCTAAAATTATCCCGCCAATATGAGAAGGAGCAGGCAGAGATTGAGCAGCTTGCCGCCGTACTGGAACGGGAAATTGAAGCACAGGCCGGGCAGGTTTCCGATGTGAATGAGTTTCTGAAGCTGGTGGACAAGTACCTGGATATTCCAGAGCTTGATGCCGCCATTCTCAATGAACTTGTGAGCAAGGTTGTAGTACACAGCCCGGTAAGGGAGAACGGAAGAAAGCGGTTGCGAATCGACCTGTACTTCACCTATGTGGGGCAAATCCGCATCCCCTTGAAGATTGGAAGGGAGTCCCTAAATGAATCGGAACCGGCGTGA
- a CDS encoding RpiB/LacA/LacB family sugar-phosphate isomerase, translated as MDKRILVGADPAGLQLKNAVKADLEALGYEVTDVGTLDAAHEVDYYEVGRRAGKAVSEGTFSRAIIFCGTGMGVHIVANKFKGVACAVCETDYAVRQCRAINNCNILAMGGFLIAPHLGIQMAHTFLDTPFADGRSESSRAFLSGALEQIAKIEEDIYG; from the coding sequence ATGGACAAACGCATTCTTGTCGGCGCAGATCCCGCAGGTCTGCAGCTGAAAAACGCCGTCAAGGCGGACCTGGAAGCCCTGGGCTACGAGGTAACGGACGTAGGGACCCTCGATGCGGCGCACGAGGTGGACTACTACGAGGTGGGCCGCCGCGCGGGCAAGGCCGTATCCGAGGGCACATTCTCGCGTGCCATCATCTTCTGCGGCACAGGCATGGGCGTGCATATCGTGGCCAACAAGTTCAAAGGCGTGGCCTGCGCCGTGTGCGAGACCGATTACGCGGTGCGCCAGTGCCGCGCCATCAACAACTGCAACATACTGGCCATGGGCGGCTTTTTGATCGCGCCACATTTGGGCATCCAGATGGCGCACACCTTCCTGGACACCCCTTTTGCGGACGGCCGCAGCGAGAGCAGCCGTGCCTTTCTCTCCGGCGCGCTGGAGCAGATTGCCAAAATCGAGGAGGACATCTACGGCTGA
- a CDS encoding substrate-binding domain-containing protein, with protein MSKKTAKILTLILVIVVSASLLMACANKSGGDVSVTPSVSQKVVTADDDDKDDKPSASASAKKRSFGMAIKTLTNPFFVDIKTAIEENLKEGDTLHVVDNNNDANKQMTDLEDLMTAGHDALFVTPCDYRGIIPSLQKAREKKIPVILVDSLCEDMSLPAGSAASDNFQGGKLCGEALAKDIGGKGKIAIFENTMSPPPRERVAGVEEVLKGYPDIQVVVRENGKGQVDTGQQAMENFLQAEPELVAVFSMNDPSAQGCVAAIEAAGKIGQIKVYGVDGSEKSKELIKEGKQTGTAAQFPMKMGEQAVKEAYKILDEIDGGKTLDEICKAGEHHIKIPCEYIDASNVDKYIGQK; from the coding sequence GTGAGCAAGAAAACTGCGAAAATCTTGACCCTGATCCTGGTGATCGTGGTCAGCGCAAGCCTGTTGATGGCATGCGCAAACAAATCCGGCGGCGATGTTTCCGTCACCCCGTCCGTCAGCCAGAAGGTCGTGACGGCTGACGATGACGACAAGGATGACAAACCGTCCGCCAGTGCTTCTGCGAAGAAGCGTTCCTTCGGCATGGCGATCAAAACATTGACCAACCCGTTCTTTGTTGACATCAAGACGGCCATCGAAGAGAACCTCAAAGAGGGTGACACCCTGCACGTTGTTGACAACAACAATGACGCCAACAAGCAGATGACTGACTTGGAAGACCTGATGACGGCCGGCCATGACGCGCTGTTTGTCACCCCGTGCGACTACCGTGGCATCATCCCCTCGCTGCAGAAGGCACGCGAGAAGAAGATCCCCGTCATCCTGGTTGACTCGCTGTGCGAGGACATGAGCCTGCCGGCCGGCAGCGCCGCGTCCGACAACTTCCAGGGCGGCAAACTGTGCGGCGAAGCCCTTGCCAAGGATATCGGCGGCAAAGGCAAGATCGCAATCTTTGAGAACACCATGTCCCCCCCGCCGCGCGAGCGCGTTGCAGGCGTGGAGGAAGTGCTCAAAGGCTATCCCGACATCCAGGTCGTCGTTCGTGAGAACGGCAAAGGCCAGGTTGATACCGGTCAGCAGGCAATGGAGAACTTCCTGCAGGCCGAGCCCGAGCTGGTTGCTGTATTCTCGATGAACGACCCCTCCGCCCAGGGCTGCGTGGCGGCCATCGAGGCGGCTGGCAAGATCGGCCAGATCAAGGTCTACGGCGTTGACGGCTCCGAGAAGAGCAAAGAGCTGATCAAAGAGGGCAAACAGACCGGTACCGCGGCGCAGTTCCCCATGAAGATGGGCGAACAGGCCGTGAAGGAAGCCTATAAGATTCTCGATGAGATCGACGGCGGCAAGACCCTTGACGAGATCTGCAAAGCTGGCGAGCATCACATCAAGATCCCCTGCGAGTACATCGATGCCTCCAACGTCGATAAGTACATCGGACAGAAATAA
- a CDS encoding substrate-binding domain-containing protein gives MSKKTAKILTLVVTIMVAASLLMACTPKVESVAPSISQQVVTADDEKQDANDVNLSEKKRTFGLSIKTLTNPFFVNVKDAIEDNLKEGDTLVVTDANNDANKQMTDMEDLVTSGHDVIFCSPVDYRGIKPALENAHSKGIPVVLVDSLAFDMNLVAGSSVSDNVQAGRLAAEALAKDIKEEGKICIFENTTSPAVRERVQGFEEVIKNFPNIEIAARENGKGQIDTALPVMENFMQAVPDMKAVFSMNDPSAEGCIAAVEAAGKTGDILVYGIDGSDKGKQLVKDGKQAGTAAQFPLKMGEQAAVQAYKILADLESGKSLDEIITAGTYNVKIPCEWIDASNVDQYITQK, from the coding sequence GTGAGCAAGAAAACTGCAAAAATCCTGACCCTGGTCGTGACGATCATGGTCGCCGCAAGCCTGCTGATGGCTTGCACGCCCAAGGTTGAGTCCGTGGCGCCCTCCATTAGCCAGCAGGTCGTAACCGCTGACGATGAGAAGCAGGATGCCAACGACGTGAACCTTTCGGAAAAGAAACGTACCTTTGGCCTGAGCATCAAAACGCTGACCAACCCGTTCTTTGTCAACGTCAAGGACGCCATCGAGGATAACCTCAAAGAGGGCGACACCCTGGTTGTCACCGACGCCAACAACGACGCCAACAAACAGATGACGGACATGGAGGACCTGGTCACGTCCGGTCACGACGTGATCTTCTGCAGCCCCGTCGACTACCGCGGCATCAAACCCGCGCTGGAGAACGCCCACAGCAAGGGCATCCCCGTTGTGCTGGTTGACTCCCTGGCCTTCGACATGAACCTCGTCGCCGGCTCCTCGGTCTCTGACAACGTGCAGGCCGGCCGCCTGGCCGCCGAGGCGCTTGCCAAGGATATCAAAGAGGAAGGCAAGATCTGCATCTTCGAGAACACCACTTCTCCCGCGGTGCGCGAACGTGTGCAGGGCTTTGAGGAAGTCATCAAGAATTTCCCCAACATCGAGATTGCTGCCCGTGAGAACGGCAAAGGCCAGATCGATACCGCGCTGCCCGTCATGGAAAACTTCATGCAGGCTGTGCCCGACATGAAGGCTGTGTTCTCCATGAACGACCCCTCAGCCGAAGGCTGCATCGCAGCTGTGGAAGCCGCTGGCAAAACCGGCGACATCCTGGTCTACGGCATTGACGGTTCCGATAAGGGCAAACAGCTGGTCAAAGATGGCAAGCAGGCTGGTACCGCCGCGCAGTTCCCCCTGAAGATGGGCGAGCAGGCGGCCGTGCAGGCTTACAAAATCCTGGCTGATCTGGAGAGCGGCAAATCGCTTGACGAGATCATTACCGCCGGCACTTACAACGTGAAGATCCCCTGCGAGTGGATTGATGCGTCCAACGTGGACCAGTACATCACGCAGAAGTAA
- a CDS encoding sugar ABC transporter ATP-binding protein, which yields MVGIDKRFGGIHALNNVSFDVRRGEVHVLMGENGAGKSTLIKVLAGLYQAEEGEIFIDDKKVEIKSPIAARELGISVIHQELSMCANMTIAENIYRNEEPRRGVFRFVDFGKMYRDAQATLDHMHMKLRSDMKVETLSVAQQQMVEIAGALSKNAQIIVMDEPTASLTETEIRALFETVAELKARKVGIIYISHRMDETFEIGDRVTVLRDGQTVGTKDVKDTNMDEVIEMMVGRPLTEVYKGERAVGGEVVLETKGFTNERLKNVSIQVRKGEILGFSGLVGAGRTELAKAIFGLDPLESGELYLYGKKVKIRNAQDAIDNGLGMVPEDRKGAGLVLMHSIGNNLTLAVLKKFIKGINVNKRKENEIINDYKDKLSIKMTGPDQVAGDLSGGNQQKVVVSKWLATEPQILIMDEPTRGIDVGAKAEIYALMRKLASEGVTIMFISSDLPEIINMSSRVVVMREGEVSGILDGNKEELTQVKIMRLAQGGYKNADNN from the coding sequence ATGGTCGGTATCGACAAGCGGTTCGGTGGCATTCATGCACTGAATAACGTGTCGTTTGATGTGCGACGCGGCGAAGTGCATGTGCTCATGGGCGAGAACGGCGCGGGCAAGTCCACACTGATCAAAGTGTTGGCGGGCCTGTATCAAGCCGAAGAGGGCGAGATTTTCATCGACGACAAAAAAGTCGAGATCAAATCGCCTATCGCAGCGCGTGAACTCGGTATTTCTGTCATTCATCAGGAACTGAGCATGTGCGCAAACATGACCATTGCCGAGAACATTTACCGCAATGAAGAGCCCCGCAGGGGCGTCTTCCGCTTTGTCGATTTCGGCAAAATGTACCGTGACGCCCAGGCGACGCTCGATCACATGCACATGAAATTGCGCAGTGACATGAAGGTGGAAACTTTGAGCGTGGCGCAGCAGCAGATGGTTGAGATCGCCGGCGCGCTCTCCAAGAACGCGCAGATCATCGTTATGGACGAACCTACGGCGTCCCTGACGGAGACGGAGATCAGGGCGCTCTTTGAGACGGTGGCTGAACTCAAGGCCAGAAAAGTGGGTATTATCTATATTTCCCACCGCATGGACGAGACGTTCGAGATCGGCGATCGCGTAACCGTGCTGCGTGACGGCCAGACGGTCGGCACCAAGGATGTCAAGGACACCAACATGGACGAGGTCATCGAGATGATGGTTGGCCGTCCTCTGACGGAAGTGTACAAGGGCGAACGCGCTGTGGGCGGCGAAGTCGTGCTGGAGACCAAAGGGTTTACCAACGAGCGGCTGAAAAACGTATCCATCCAAGTGCGCAAGGGCGAAATCCTGGGCTTCTCCGGTCTGGTCGGCGCCGGCCGCACAGAGCTTGCCAAAGCAATCTTTGGCCTGGACCCGCTGGAATCGGGCGAGCTTTACCTGTATGGCAAGAAGGTCAAAATCCGCAACGCGCAGGACGCGATTGACAACGGCTTGGGCATGGTGCCTGAGGACCGCAAGGGCGCAGGCTTGGTGCTGATGCACTCCATCGGCAACAACCTGACGCTGGCCGTGCTGAAGAAATTCATCAAGGGCATCAACGTCAACAAACGGAAAGAGAACGAGATCATCAACGATTACAAGGATAAGCTTTCCATTAAGATGACGGGCCCGGATCAGGTCGCCGGCGATCTTTCCGGCGGCAACCAGCAGAAGGTCGTTGTTTCCAAGTGGCTTGCCACGGAACCCCAGATTCTGATCATGGACGAACCGACGCGTGGTATCGACGTTGGCGCGAAGGCTGAGATTTACGCTTTGATGCGCAAGCTGGCCAGCGAGGGCGTCACCATCATGTTCATTTCGTCCGACTTGCCTGAAATCATCAACATGTCCAGCCGCGTCGTCGTCATGCGCGAGGGCGAGGTCTCCGGCATCCTTGATGGCAATAAGGAAGAGTTGACTCAGGTAAAAATCATGCGTCTTGCGCAGGGAGGTTACAAGAATGCAGACAACAACTAA
- a CDS encoding ribose ABC transporter permease → MFFTVDNIITVLRQISINGIIAVGISCVLLVGCIDLSAGSTCAVAGCLCVVLNSSLGLPIWLSIVISLGAGALAGCFNGFVRAKTMLPPFIITLATQTTLRGVAYIFTDGYPVTSSVDAFNEIGNGYIGPIPTPVYIMAVVFIVVGVMLARTKFGRHMYAVGGNMEAARHSGISYTRVIMGAYIISGMCAAIAGIILAARMYSGQPTVGVGYETDAIAASVIGGTKFGGGAATMGGTIIGALVIGIINNGMNLLKINFYYQSIVKGLIILGSVWFDSLRGKGTFGGKKKKAAKEEKKAA, encoded by the coding sequence GTGTTCTTCACGGTCGATAACATCATCACCGTTCTTCGCCAGATCTCCATCAACGGCATCATCGCCGTGGGTATCTCCTGCGTGCTGCTGGTAGGATGCATCGACCTGTCCGCCGGTTCCACCTGCGCGGTGGCTGGCTGCCTGTGCGTCGTGCTGAACTCCTCGCTGGGCCTGCCCATCTGGCTGTCCATCGTGATCTCGCTGGGCGCGGGCGCTCTGGCTGGCTGCTTCAACGGCTTTGTCCGTGCAAAAACCATGCTGCCCCCCTTCATCATCACCCTGGCTACGCAGACCACCCTGCGCGGTGTCGCGTACATCTTCACAGACGGTTATCCCGTAACCTCCAGCGTTGACGCGTTCAACGAAATCGGCAACGGTTACATCGGCCCCATCCCCACGCCCGTCTACATCATGGCAGTGGTGTTCATCGTGGTGGGCGTCATGCTTGCCCGCACCAAGTTCGGCCGTCACATGTACGCCGTCGGCGGCAACATGGAGGCTGCACGTCATTCCGGTATCTCCTACACCCGCGTCATCATGGGTGCGTACATCATCTCCGGCATGTGCGCCGCAATCGCCGGTATCATCCTGGCGGCCCGCATGTACTCCGGTCAGCCCACCGTTGGTGTTGGCTATGAGACCGACGCAATCGCCGCATCCGTTATCGGCGGCACCAAGTTCGGCGGCGGCGCGGCCACCATGGGCGGCACCATCATCGGCGCGCTGGTCATCGGCATCATCAACAACGGCATGAACCTGCTGAAGATCAACTTCTACTATCAGTCGATCGTCAAAGGCCTGATCATCCTGGGTTCCGTCTGGTTCGACTCGCTGCGTGGTAAAGGTACCTTCGGCGGCAAGAAGAAAAAAGCTGCGAAGGAAGAAAAGAAAGCTGCCTAA
- a CDS encoding transketolase, whose product MSNLDKSFLDAKCKEIRRLLIQELGSIGSGHAGGCLSIVEALVVLQYQVMQGTDPANPKAEGRDRLVISKGHAGPALYAILADRGFFPKEELATLNAPNTNLPSHCDMNRTPGVDMTAGSLGQGISCAVGLAMGSKLKKDGATIYAVVGDGESQEGQVWESAMIANQYKLNNLIAFTDYNKLQIDGPVAEVSTLEPIMDKWAAFGWNVLNVVDGNDVEQIYDAIQCAKHSDKPSMIILNTVKGKGISSIEKLGAGCHHMVVTPELVAEALQELA is encoded by the coding sequence ATGAGCAATTTGGATAAGTCGTTTCTTGATGCCAAGTGCAAAGAGATTCGTCGTCTGCTGATCCAGGAACTGGGTAGCATCGGTTCCGGTCATGCAGGTGGCTGTCTCTCCATCGTGGAGGCGCTGGTGGTGCTGCAGTATCAGGTGATGCAGGGCACCGATCCCGCCAACCCGAAGGCTGAAGGTCGTGACCGCCTGGTCATCTCCAAAGGCCATGCAGGCCCCGCGCTCTACGCCATCTTGGCGGACCGCGGATTCTTCCCCAAGGAAGAGCTGGCAACATTAAACGCGCCCAACACCAACCTTCCCAGTCACTGCGATATGAACCGCACGCCCGGCGTCGATATGACTGCCGGCTCCCTGGGTCAGGGCATCTCCTGCGCAGTCGGTTTGGCCATGGGGTCCAAACTGAAAAAGGATGGCGCGACCATCTATGCAGTGGTGGGCGATGGCGAGTCTCAGGAAGGCCAGGTTTGGGAATCTGCCATGATTGCCAACCAATATAAGCTCAACAACCTGATTGCCTTTACCGATTACAACAAACTGCAGATCGACGGACCGGTTGCGGAAGTCTCTACCCTGGAGCCCATCATGGACAAATGGGCGGCCTTCGGCTGGAACGTGCTGAATGTTGTGGACGGCAATGACGTCGAGCAGATCTATGATGCGATCCAGTGCGCCAAGCACAGCGACAAACCCAGCATGATCATTCTCAACACCGTCAAGGGCAAAGGTATTTCCTCGATCGAAAAACTGGGCGCTGGCTGCCATCACATGGTTGTCACGCCGGAGCTTGTGGCCGAAGCGCTGCAGGAACTCGCATAA